The following are from one region of the Streptomyces rubrogriseus genome:
- the clpS gene encoding ATP-dependent Clp protease adapter ClpS, with the protein MGCVTAAAPMEIEKTESAEEVFAVPEPDVPWVTIVHNDPVNLMSYVTYVFQSYFGYSKDKATKLMMDVHHKGRAVVSSGSREEMERDVQAMHGYGLWATLQQDRK; encoded by the coding sequence ATGGGCTGTGTGACGGCAGCCGCACCCATGGAGATCGAGAAGACCGAGTCGGCGGAGGAGGTCTTCGCCGTACCCGAGCCCGACGTGCCCTGGGTGACGATCGTGCACAACGATCCCGTCAACCTCATGAGCTACGTGACGTACGTCTTCCAGTCGTACTTCGGCTACTCCAAGGACAAGGCCACCAAGCTCATGATGGACGTCCACCACAAGGGCCGGGCGGTCGTCTCCAGCGGCAGCCGGGAGGAGATGGAACGGGACGTACAGGCCATGCACGGCTACGGCCTGTGGGCCACCCTCCAGCAGGACCGGAAATGA
- a CDS encoding DUF2017 domain-containing protein, producing the protein MPGQFEPLPGGGAAVALDDVEISIIRSLAVQLLELIGPGPAEDASDDPLAELFAEGPSEPPSDPVLRRLFPDAYGDPEGAPQAQEAEEQRAHSAEFRRYTENDLRAGKRDNALAVVRTLDALSSASAGEEGAVLKLSPQESQQWLRALNDLRLAIGSRLEIADEDDTDLLYRLPDEDPRKPMVMAYLWLGGLQESLVATLMP; encoded by the coding sequence ATGCCCGGACAATTCGAACCGCTCCCCGGCGGCGGCGCGGCCGTCGCCCTCGACGACGTCGAGATCTCCATCATCCGCTCGCTGGCCGTGCAGCTCCTGGAGCTGATCGGCCCCGGGCCCGCCGAGGACGCCTCCGACGACCCGCTCGCCGAGCTGTTCGCCGAGGGCCCGAGCGAGCCGCCCTCCGACCCGGTGCTGCGCCGCCTGTTCCCGGACGCCTACGGCGACCCCGAGGGTGCCCCGCAGGCCCAGGAGGCCGAGGAGCAGCGGGCGCACTCCGCGGAGTTCCGCCGCTACACCGAGAACGACCTCAGGGCCGGCAAGCGGGACAACGCGCTGGCGGTGGTCCGCACCCTGGACGCCCTCTCCTCGGCGTCGGCGGGCGAGGAGGGCGCGGTGCTGAAACTGTCGCCCCAGGAGTCCCAGCAGTGGCTGCGTGCCCTGAACGACCTGCGCCTGGCGATCGGCTCCCGCCTGGAGATCGCCGACGAGGACGACACCGACCTGCTCTACCGGCTCCCGGACGAGGACCCGCGCAAGCCGATGGTGATGGCCTACCTGTGGCTCGGCGGGCTCCAGGAGTCGCTCGTCGCGACCCTTATGCCCTGA
- a CDS encoding amino acid permease, which yields MTSAQVDTDKAPEEGYERGLNSRQVQMIAIGGAIGVGLFLGAGANIAKAGPSIILMYALAGVIIFFIMRALGELLLYRPVSGSFAEYSREFLGPFFGYFTGWTYWLMWVVTGMAELTAAAIYIHYWFPDIPQWVSALVFLVLLFVANLISVKLFGEIEFWFSMVKVTAIIGMIVIGVGVLTLGFSQAGDTAAVSNLWEFDGFFPKGIGSSLMTLQGVMFAYLAVELVGVTAGESENPEKTLPKAINTLPWRIALFYVGALTVILAVVKWTEFAEGVSPFVEAFAVIGIPAGAGIVNFVVLTAALSSCNSGMYSTGRMLRTLADNGEAPRIFNKLSSTKTPAIGIAVSVVFMAIGVVLNYLVPEKAFGYVTSVATAAGIWTWLMILISHVRYRRKVVAGRLPASSFPAPGGSVCSYIAIAFLLFVTCLIAYDADARVCLYVMAGWAAALGIGWFVLRSRNPQVTTRRPGEDEPELQKVS from the coding sequence ATGACCTCTGCGCAGGTCGACACGGACAAGGCCCCCGAAGAGGGCTACGAGCGCGGTCTCAACAGCCGCCAGGTCCAGATGATCGCGATCGGCGGCGCCATCGGCGTCGGTCTCTTCCTGGGCGCCGGGGCCAACATCGCCAAGGCCGGCCCCAGCATCATCCTCATGTACGCCCTCGCGGGTGTGATCATCTTCTTCATCATGCGGGCGCTCGGCGAGCTGCTCCTCTACCGACCCGTCTCCGGCTCCTTCGCCGAGTACTCGCGCGAGTTCCTCGGCCCCTTCTTCGGTTACTTCACCGGCTGGACGTACTGGCTGATGTGGGTGGTCACCGGCATGGCGGAACTCACCGCCGCCGCCATCTACATCCACTACTGGTTCCCGGACATCCCACAATGGGTCTCGGCCCTGGTCTTCCTGGTCCTGCTGTTCGTGGCCAACCTGATCTCGGTGAAGCTGTTCGGCGAGATCGAGTTCTGGTTCTCGATGGTCAAGGTCACCGCCATCATCGGCATGATCGTGATCGGCGTCGGCGTGCTCACCCTCGGCTTCAGCCAGGCCGGCGACACCGCCGCCGTCTCCAACCTGTGGGAGTTCGACGGCTTCTTCCCCAAGGGCATCGGCTCGTCCCTGATGACCCTCCAGGGCGTCATGTTCGCCTACCTCGCCGTCGAGCTGGTCGGCGTCACCGCCGGTGAGTCCGAGAACCCGGAGAAGACCCTCCCCAAGGCGATCAACACGCTGCCCTGGCGCATCGCCCTCTTCTACGTCGGCGCCCTCACCGTCATCCTGGCGGTGGTCAAGTGGACCGAGTTCGCCGAGGGCGTCAGTCCCTTCGTGGAGGCCTTCGCGGTCATCGGCATCCCGGCCGGCGCGGGCATCGTCAACTTCGTGGTGCTCACCGCCGCCCTGTCCTCCTGCAACTCCGGCATGTACTCCACGGGCCGGATGCTGCGCACCCTCGCGGACAACGGCGAGGCGCCCAGGATCTTCAACAAGCTGTCCTCGACGAAGACCCCGGCCATCGGCATCGCCGTCTCGGTGGTCTTCATGGCCATCGGCGTGGTCCTGAACTACCTGGTCCCGGAGAAGGCCTTCGGCTACGTGACCTCCGTCGCCACCGCCGCCGGCATCTGGACCTGGCTGATGATCCTGATCAGCCACGTGCGCTACCGCCGCAAGGTCGTCGCGGGCCGCCTGCCCGCCTCCTCCTTCCCGGCGCCGGGCGGCTCGGTGTGCTCCTACATCGCCATCGCCTTCCTCCTCTTCGTCACCTGCCTCATCGCCTACGACGCCGACGCCCGCGTCTGCCTGTACGTGATGGCCGGCTGGGCCGCCGCCCTCGGCATCGGCTGGTTCGTACTCAGGAGCCGCAACCCGCAGGTCACCACGCGGCGGCCCGGCGAGGACGAGCCGGAGCTCCAGAAGGTCAGCTGA